The following nucleotide sequence is from Juglans microcarpa x Juglans regia isolate MS1-56 chromosome 6D, Jm3101_v1.0, whole genome shotgun sequence.
TTCACACCACCTTTTCACATAACACAGCTACCAAATATTTCTCAGCTCATTGAAAAGGCCAACTGAAATGCCACTCTAAACCTTCTTCTTATCCTTCAATGGTCCCCTCGGAATCTTGCTCAAAACCTTTGCATCAAAAACTGCATACTGCTTCTTGATCTCAGCATGTGCTTTCTCAGCGAATGAGTCCACCTGGACCTCATACTTTTCATAGAATACAGGCAATGTTTGGAGCAAAACAAATGCTGTAAAAAAGTGATCAAACCGTGTGTTAAAGATTGAATCTATTCAAGGTAtgactaaaaaataaatgcatgtaGCAACTCCATTACCGATGTAGAACAAGGTCAAGAAGTTGCACCAGTTCCCCACAATAGACAAGACCCACAAGCCAGCGATCGCCTAATTAATCAGGTCGTTTCATAGAGCATAAAATAGAAACCATAAGTAGGgaaacataatatttcaaaacaacattACGAACAAAGATTGCATTTTATGGAACTCAAGAGGTCATATActtgcataaaaatatttagtcaCTCTTAAGCTCTTCAAGAGATATGGGTTATAATCAATGTCAACAAGTCAGTTCATCAAATAGGGATATGAACGTACATATAAGAACTTCTTGAGGTCTCTTCCCGATGCAATATCACGCAGAACAACAAAAGCACGGTTGATCTCTATCCTCAGTGCTGCAGCAAACTGTAACAGTGGTTTCTCTGGGATATGGAAGTCTGGAATGTGTGGTGGATGTCTACATGATCAAATAGATGTATGAGCAAAACGACTCAAAATAgagaaattgaaataattaaaccaCCACAACAAGTGCAGCCTTACTTGTAGATGAAGGTGGATGCGTTTGACCACAAGAACAGAATTGAAAGTATCAAAATCAAGATGTGGCAGACCAGAGTCAGCAAATGGTATTCAAGCAATTCAAACAGAATCCACGCTGCCGTTGCTCCACCAAGCACCCCTGCTGATATCTTCTTATTCCTCCACAAGAAAACATCAGCCGCTGTGGTATGAACACCAAATCAACATCATTAGgccaaaatgatatttttgtttcattattcATAAAAGATATGGTTTTGCCAAGTTGAAATATTGGGGTTATCACATTTTAAACCAAGGAAGGGAGTCGATAACTGAAGGTTCAATGCCGATTAACTTATAAAACAAGTATTTAAGAACCTCACGAGGTTTTGTAAAGCTAAAACCCGGAAACCTTCACGTCAACAACATTTGAGAGCCAATAAAGTAATTCCACACAACCGATTAAGTATTCAGCAACATAGATTAGTCGGTGCCACAAGTTCCTCTCGGAAACAAAACCAGATCTAGATCCAATATAACGCTGAACTTttcgaaaaaataaattgtttctCTGATTGAAGACGTATTATATTCTTACGACGACACactaatattacatatatgttgGGGAGGGGAAAACTGCGAAGACAGATTGGGATCTAATATTAGCCGTTCCACGCCTCAGCTGTTCTGAGGTTTCACAATCACTACTACTACACTTTCTCACAGCAACCAAATAAACCAGGAAATGCATTTCAAGCAAATTACCAGGAAATGCATTTCAAGCAAATTCAACGAAATTTCCACACcagaaataaaattagaataaacagaagcaaagaaaaaaatagaactcGAAAACAATTTCCATAGCATTTCATGAGGCAATCATAGAAAAGAGGAGTTTTTTAACATACGTTTGCCACCACCGAAAACCTTGTGCACAGGCCTTTCCCTACCAAAGAGGCGGTAAATATTGGACTTCATCGgcgaaggagaagaagaagaagaagaagaagagctgCTCTTTTTCTTCTCGTCGTCCGAATCCGACGACGAGGAGTCATGATGGCCGTGTATCTTCTCCGATATCTTCTCAATCAAAGACTCCTGCTTCGGCTCCTCGTGGTGATGCTCCTCCGCCATGGCTTTCTAACTCACCTCGTTTCAGATCTCCTCGTGGTGAGCTTCGAGTCACTCTCTCTAAGCTCTGTGGAGAGTCGAGACTATATTTGGCGAGGAAGAGGAACTGATAGAATTAATCTGGACCGTTAAAATGGCAAGAATCTGTAACTGTAGGAATGGACCGACCCGAAACCCAACGAAGAGCAGGTTAGCTTAACATCAACGGGGAACGTAATATTTATAAGGTGCGAGGATAACGGCCGTTAGAGATGACGGGTGCTCCAAGGGGTATACGTGGCGGGAGAATAATCAGGGGTGGTTTTGAAATCACggaagaaacaagaaagtcGCGATGTTGGAGGAAAGGAGAGTGCGAGAATGACATGAGCCGACCCAAATACGTGTCCTAATTGGGCCCcacataaattaaatttatagttGTGTATGTTTCGGGTTGGTCATACTTGTCATACTCTTCTGGTTCGGAAAACCTTAGCTCTTAAGTAAATCCATAAATTTAATTATGAGGAAATTCAAAATACTAGGTTGTGCGTTCAAGCCAATTTATTTGTCGGTCTGCCCGGAATTTTATCTTGACTGCTATCCAAATTTGGTATCCGCTCCTTCTTTTTAATATGAATACCGTTATTTAATGCGGATGCGGGTAATTCTCGATATCAATTTCACATTTCAAAAgtaaaatgatgtcgttttatATTTGTAGCTCTATTCTTTAGAATGATTTTCTCAATAAATCTAGATATCTTATCACAAttcaaatagtaaaatattcaaatttttataatcgAGTACCTGCTCGAGTTCTAACAGGATTAACCCAAGCGGGGTACTTGGATTGCATTATAAATTCAAATGTGAATTAGAGTATAGTCAGATTCTTAGATCTGCATCCAGATTTACTCCTATTGAAGATGTGTCATTGTGCCATGtcaactaataaataatatcatacCAGTTATAACAAACTTTAGAACAAGTTATGTATTTATAACTATTGACAAACAAATTTAGTAATAAACCTAATAGATTAGGTTTCTATTAAGTATTGGTATTCttgtatgattttttaaatctttcttTCTTGACTGTCCAATCGGGTAAGGGGGTTGAGTTTCAGCGATGAAGTTTTGATGCACCAATTGAATCTAGACTGTCATCTCAACAACTTCCTTATTGCGAAACGGGTCaccctttaattaatttaggcCTGGTTAAATAATGAAagtctttcatctcatctcatttcattattatatatttttttaatttttatataaaatataataaataattcaattttttaaaatttttaaataataataatattaaaaaataatattataagaatattttatttaatttttaattttcatctcatctcaacttaaaaccgCACGTTAAATTCACTCTCATCTTCTTTTGCAACACAATCAAATCGATCAATGGAATTCCATGCGACGGCCGATTAGATTTTATTTCTCCGCCTATCTCTTTTaaagaaaccaaaccaaacaaaaatgtgttatgaaaataatattcatgacttaataaatttcataaattattattattttaaataaaaaagaaaaaagaaaacgttCATGACTTGATCTGTCGGGTAGTTGGATCGTTGCAATAGCCTAAGAATATGACaggaaatgagattaaaaaaaaaaggcttgtataattaatattatctttGGATCAAAACCAATAAATGAGTGTTCTCTTTATTATATCCTAATGGCATTGACcatctcaaaaataataatatttatagcaATAACAACAAGAATATCAGCGGtgagtaaaaaattaattttttttttatataaatcttatatttattcatattttttaaaatagtgcGCCGTACTTacacaattcataattataaatatgatttcTTTATACAAAAGGCAGATAAAGTTCACAATTCAATCAGCACACAATTTATCCAAGATAGTACCAGTTTTTTACACTTGCAACACAATATTGATCATGTAGGGGACACGATTTTTGACTAATTAATACGGATTAGTGGTATTGTCCAACTGCTACTGATGTATGGCAAAATCCTCAAGTCCAGTGCAGAAATGGGAGATAGAAGATGAAGACTTTCTACAGTTGTGGGGTAAGCTAATGAGCAGGTTCAAGAAGGTGGATATGGAATGGATTGCAACAATCATGCGTAGGATATGGCTGAGAaggaataaatttattttttaaaatcgattCTATAATCCAAGGAAATTGATTCAAATGACAAGTGAAGGTATGAAAGATTACAAATATGCTCAAGTAGGTCTGAAAGATAGAAAAGATACTAGTGTAACATGTGGGACTAATAAGAGATGGAAAATGCCAAATCCTAATGAAGTAAAGGCAAATTAGGATGCTACTCTTAACACAATGAGTATGAGGATGGGAGTGGGGATTATAATTAGAGATGCAGAGGGAGAGGTGTTGTTATCTATTTATGCTGTGAGAAGGAATGTGCATCAGCCTGCACTTGCAAAGAGCCTTGTGTAAAACCttcttaaaagaataaagagaTCTGTAGGATCTTTTACGTCCAACTATTTGGGTTTGAGAACTGAAAAACCTATAAAAGAGAGTAGAGATTTTCTGTAGGGAATGGATTTCTAGTCTTTTGCCTTAGAACATTTTGGGTAAGTCTAATGGAAAACACAAGCCCCTTTATATAGACAAGACTAGAGACTCTTACTTATTACTCTTACAACTTTTGGGCTACCCTCAttatttcatctataaaaaatagttagagTTAACCACTTTATTTATTCAGAACAATTACCTATGCTTGATAGAAGAAGTGAATCATCTTAGATGAAGTGAACCACCTTAAGGAAGACAAATGGTTTTCTAAGGAAACCAAACCAAAAGTCTAACATTCTCCCATTTGGTTCACTTAatagataaaactaaaatggCAAAAAAAATAATGCCCTCAATTTTGTTAAGGTATCCTATACACGAATTATGGTGGTATTGCTATTTATGGTAAGCATTTCCCTTCCATGTGTCACAATACATAGTATCCCTTAAAGTAGTTTATGAACAACTAATAAAAGTCATTTGGTCCAACTTAATCACCTAATGGATATAACGAATTCGTTACTTTATGTGCAAAACTGAAACTAAAACTGAATTCAAATTTATTCTTTGTGGAATATATAGCAACATGAGAGAAATTACACTTTAGATAGGCCCATACGATCCACATGACCCTGAAACTATTTTACCGGTAAACCTTTGGTCATTGGATCAGCTAACATCAAATTTATACTGTGCTCAATATAcaccacattattttttatgctcTCTTTCACACTTAAATACTTTATGTCGATATGCTTGCTTCTGCTTCCGCTCTTATTGTTCTTTGAGAAAAATGCTGTAGTGGTGTTATCACAAAGAATCTTTATTGGTCTTTGAATGGAATTGACAACTCTAAGAccagaaataaaaattttcaaccaCATGGCTTGTGTCGTTACTTCATAGCACACAATGAATTATGCATCCATAATAGACGTAGCAACTATAGATTACTTCGTACTCTTCCAAGATATAGATCCTTCAACAAGAAGAAAGATATGTCCAGAAGTATACTTTCTGGTGTCTACACAACCGGCAAAATCTGAATTTGAATAGCCAACCACTTGCAAATTTtctgtatgcatgtaggttagCATGTAGTCCTTGGTTCCTTGCAAATACCGCATCACCTTCTTTGCAGCTATCCAATATTGAAGACCTGAGTTACTTTGATAGCGACCAATTATCCAACTGCTATACATATGTCTAGATGGGGACGGGTGCAAACTTGAGCATACATCAAGCTACCCACTGTAGATGCATAAGGTATACTTTTCATCTGCTCTTGTTCCAATGCATTTTTAGGTGATTgacatttatgaaatttatcaCCTTTGATTATAGGAGTTACAGAGGTTTTACAATCTTTCATACTGAATTTCTGTAAAACATTTTCAATGTAGGCCTTTTGAAGCAGTTTTAAGACTCTTTGTTTTCTATCTCTGTGAATCTCTATGCCAATGATATAAGAGACTTCACTCATATCCTTCATTTCAAAGTTTTGGGAGAGAAATTGTTTAGTCTCATGTAGTAAGCCCAAATCACTACTTGCAAGAagaatatcatctacatataggACTAGAAAAATGTATTTACTCCCACTAACCTTAAAGTATATACATTGATCAACAAGATTCTCGATTAAACCGTATGAGATAACAATCGCGTGAAACTTTAAATACCATTGACGGGAAGTTTATTTTAGTCCATAAAGAGACATCTTCAACTTGCATACTTTTTTACTGTCATCATTGAAACTCTCAAGTTGTTTCATGTATACCACTTCATCAAGATCCGCATTAAGAAAATTcgttttcacatccatttgatgTACCTCTAAATCAAAATGAGCTGCTAAGGATATGATTATCCTCAATGAATCATTCTTAGAAACCGGAGAGAAGGTTTCATGATAATCTATACTTTCCTTCTGAGTGAATCCTTTAACGACAAGTCTAGCCTTATATCATTCGACATTACTAGAAGAATCTTGTTTGGTTttataaacccatttgcagTCAACTGTTGCCACCCCTTCTGGTAATTCGACGAGATCCCAAACTTGGTTCTTATAAGTAGATTCTAACTCATTCTTCATGGCATCCAGCCAAGATGTAGATTTATCTCCACTCTTGGCTTGTGAAAACGTAATATGGACTTCTGGAAGTCCAATGTCAAAATCAGACTTAGTTAGGTATACAATGTAATCATCTGAAATAACAGGCCTACGTATTCTTGAGGATCTTCTTAGACCCATTACTTCATCATTTGGGGATGACTCAATTGGCTCAGATTGTAAATGCGGAATAACTTTAGGTTGAACCTCATTTGCGGGGGCATGTTGTTCTTGAATTGATGTCATTACACGATCTTGTGATTTATTTTGCCTTAAGACAACCATTCTTCCTCCAAAAGAAGGCAAAGTAGCATGTTCAGGTGTTTCTTCAAAAGTGAACTCTTGAGGATTCACACTCCCACTAGGTTTAACATTCTCAAGAAATCTTGCATTTTTATATTCGACAATTCTAGGGCTATGACTGGgacaataaaatttatatcctTTGGAGTTCTTTGGATACCCAATAAAGAAACCGTTAGTTGTCCTTGGGTCTAACTTCTTTATATTAGGATTATAAATCCTAACTTTAGCAGGACAACCCAATATGTGTATATGATTTAACCTAGGTTTCCACCATCTCCACAACTCAAAATGTGTTTTAGAAACAAACTTGGATGAAACCATATTCAACATATACActgcaattttaaaaagttcaCTCCACAAGGAAAGATGCATGCTAGATTTACTTATCACGCTCCTTATCATATCCATTAGCATACGATTCCTTTCTTTTGtaataccattttgttgtggtgtgccAGACATTGAATATTGGGCAACAATGCCTTCCTCCTGAAGGAAATTTGCAAATGGACccttcatttgtttttgttctgtGTACCTACCATAATATTCCCCTCTTCTATCAGATCTTAcaatcttgattttattttcattttgattctCTACTTCTGCTTTATAGGCTTTGAAAGCATTTAATGCTTGAGTCTTCTCATTCAGAAGATAAAGATACATATACCTAGAATAGTCGtcaataaatgagataaaatatctcTGACCATTCTAGCAAGGGGTAAGAAATGCTCCACAGATATCTATGTGTATAATCTCAAGAACACTTGAGCTCCTTCTTGAACCTTTAGAATTTTTGTTAGTCTGCTTGCCCTTTATGCAGTCCACACAATTCTTGAAGTCAGTAAAATCGAGATCATGTAGGACCCCTTCTTTTACTAACTGTTTCATCCTTTCTACAGAGATGTGTCTCAATCTCTTATGCCATAGTAAAGAAGATTTTTCATTCAAAAGGGTTCTCTTAATACCAACTGAATGCAGGGAGAGATAATTATCCTCAAAATTGGGatgaatatttaatttaaacaaGTTATCAAGTAAAGTTCTAGAATCAACAtgaattttattcttaaaaatagttatagtattctcaaaaaagaaattgtaaCCTTTGATAATTAGTCtagaaatagaaattaaatttttaca
It contains:
- the LOC121235139 gene encoding reticulon-like protein B2 codes for the protein MAEEHHHEEPKQESLIEKISEKIHGHHDSSSSDSDDEKKKSSSSSSSSSSPSPMKSNIYRLFGRERPVHKVFGGGKPADVFLWRNKKISAGVLGGATAAWILFELLEYHLLTLVCHILILILSILFLWSNASTFIYKHPPHIPDFHIPEKPLLQFAAALRIEINRAFVVLRDIASGRDLKKFLYAIAGLWVLSIVGNWCNFLTLFYIAFVLLQTLPVFYEKYEVQVDSFAEKAHAEIKKQYAVFDAKVLSKIPRGPLKDKKKV